One window of the Phalacrocorax aristotelis chromosome 19, bGulAri2.1, whole genome shotgun sequence genome contains the following:
- the MRTO4 gene encoding mRNA turnover protein 4 homolog gives MPKSKRDRKVSLTRTPRKGLEAKQALIAELRRCVDTYKYIFVFSVANMRNNKLKDVRNAWKHSRIFFGKNKVMMVALGREPSSEYKENLHKVSKHLRGEVGLLFTNRTRDEVDEWFSKFREVDFARAGNKATYAVSLDTGPLEQFPHSMEPQLRQLGLPTALKKGVVTLLSDYEVCKEGDVLTPEQARVLKLFGYEMAEFKVTIKFVWNSETGDFQKLVGDTAEGEEEEDDDDEDSNED, from the exons ATGCCGAAGTCCAAGCGAGACCGCAAGG TGTCCCTGACGCGGACGCCCAGAAAGGGTTTGGAGGCCAAGCAGGCGCTGATCGCCGAG CTGCGGCGATGCGTGGACACATACAAGTACATTTTCGTCTTCTCCGTCGCCAACATGAGGAACAACAAGCTGAAGGATGTCCGGAACGCCTGGAAGCACAGCAG GATCTTCTTTGGGAAGAACAAAGTCATGATGGTGGCACTGGGACGTGAGCCGAGCAGCGAGTACAAGGAGAACCTACACAAG GTCAGCAAACACCTGAGAGGCGAAGTCGGTCTCCTCTTCACTAACCGCACCAGGGACGAGGTGGACGA GTGGTTCTCCAAATTCAGAGAGGTGGACTTTGCCCGTGCAGGGAACAAGGCGACGTACGCGGTGAGCCTGGACACGGGGCCCTTGGAGCAGTTCCCCCACTCCATGGAGCCTCAGTTACGGCAGTTGGGACTGCCGACGGCGTTAAAGAAAG GAGTGGTGACGCTACTTTCAGATTACGAAGTCTGCAAAGAAGGGGACGTTCTTACCCCCGAACAAGCCCGCGTCCTG AAACTCTTTGGCTACGAGATGGCAGAGTTTAAAGTCACCATCAAATTTGTGTGGAATTCTGAGACGGGAGACTTCCAGAAGCTTGTGGGAGACACAGcggagggggaggaagaggaggatgacgATGATGAAGACAGCAATGAGGACTAG
- the EMC1 gene encoding ER membrane protein complex subunit 1 produces the protein MAVVLWLLLLLPPLAAAVYEDQVGKFDWRQQYVGKLKFASLEASQGSKKLIVATEKNVVAALNSRSGEILWRHVDKGTPEGAIDAMLIHGQDAITVSNAGRILRSWETNIGGLNWEMSLDTGSFQVACLVGLQDTVKYVAVLKKAAISLHYLSNGHQKWVEQLPESESTQYQLLYSRGTGVIHVLGIVPQSHLNVLTFSVEDGEITKQIRVAAPWLKSLNGVCGVVGEAVLVCMDMDTHSLYVCSLETEQEMKQIPLQSLDLEFADGFQPRVLATQPNVISASRTQFFLQLSPSQFSLLQYKHGLLSHLRDFQQAALVSFATTGEKTVAAVLTCRSELKPTSSDDLHAGSTLEDFQKQEPLTCSNQTYNINLYLVETGQRLLDTTITFNLEQSGAKPQQLYIQVFLKKDDSVGYRALVQTEDHVLMFLQQPGKVVWSREESLAEVVSLEMVDLPLTGAQAELEGEFGKKADGLLGMFLKRLSSQLILLQAWTAHLWKMFYDARKPRSQIKNEINIDNLARDEFNLQKMMVMVTASGKLFGIESSSGTILWKQYLRNVRLGSSFKLMVQRTTAHFPHPPQCTLLVKDKETKMSFLYVFNPIFGKRSQVAPPVLKRPILQTLLLPIIDQDYAKVLLLIDDEYKVTAFPATKNVLRQLEEIAHSIFFYLVDAEQGKLSGFRLKKDLTTEASWEVIIPSEVQRIVTVKGKRSNEHVHSQGRVMGDRSVLYKSLNPNLLAVVTESTDTHHERTFIGIYLIDGVTGRIIHSSVQKKAKGPVHIVHSENWVVYQYWNTKARRNEFTVLELYEGTEQYNATAFSSLDRPILPQVLQQSYIFPSAISAMEATITERGITSRHLLIGLPSGAILSLPKALLDPRRPEIPTEQSREENLIPYSPDVQIHAERFINYNQTISCMRGIYTAPSGLESTCLVVAYGLDIYQTRVYPSKQFDVLKDDYDYVLISSVLFGLVFATMITKRLAQVKLLNRAWR, from the exons ATGGCTGTCGTGCTGtggttgttgctgctgttgccgCCGCTGGCTGCCGCTGTCTATGAGGATCAAGTGGGGAAGTTCGACTG GAGGCAGCAGTACGTGGGGAAGCTCAAGTTCGCCTCCTTGGAGGCCTCACAGGGTTCCAAGAAGCTCATCGTGGCCACCGAGAAGAATGTCGTGGCTGCCCTGAACTCCAGGAGCGGCGAAATCC tgtgGCGCCATGTGGACAAGGGCACCCCTGAAGGAGCGATAGATGCGATGCTGATCCACGGGCAAG ATGCCATCACTGTGTCCAATGCTGGGCGCATTCTGCGTTCCTGGGAGACCAACATTGGGGGGTTGAACTGGGAGATGTCCCTGGACACTGGCAG CTTCCAGGTAGCTTGTTTGGTGGGGCTACAGGACACGGTGAAGTATGTGGCAGTCCTAAAGAAGGCCGCCATCTCTCTTCATTACCTTTCCAACGGGCACCAGAAATGGGTGGAACAGTTACCAGAAAG TGAGAGTACTCAGTACCAGTTGTTGTATTCCCGGGGGACTGGAGTGATCCACGTGCTCGGAATCGTTCCCCAGAGCCACTTGAATGTTTTAACGTTCAGTGTAGAAGATGGAGAAATTACGAAACAG ATCAGAGTAGCAGCCCCTTGGCTGAAGAGCTTAAACGGTGTGTGCGGCGTGGTGGGGGAGGCAGTGCTGGTGTGCATGGACATGGACACGCATTCGCTCTATGTTTGCTCCTTGGAGACGGAGCAGGAGATGAAGCAGATCCCGCTGCAG TCACTTGACCTGGAGTTTGCTGATGGCTTCCAGCCCAGGGTATTGGCCACTCAACCCAACGTGATCAGCGCTTCGCGGACTcagttcttcctgcagctgtcTCCGAGCCAGTTCTCTTTGCTGCAGTACAAACATGGGCTGCTCAGCCACCTGCGGGACTTCCAGCAG gcaGCTCTGGTGAGTTTTGCAACAACTGGGGAGAAAACTGTGGCTGCTGTCCTGACCTGCAGGAGTGAACTG AAACCTACGAGCTCTGATGACCTTCATGCTGGAAGTACTCTGGAGGATTTCCAGAAGCAG GAGCCCTTAACCTGTTCCAACCAAACCTACAATATTAATCTCTACCTGGTTGAAACTGGACAAAGACTGTTGGATACCACAATTACCTTTAACCTGGAGCAGAGCGGTGCCAAGCCACAGCAG cTATATATCCAAGTTTTTCTGAAGAAGGATGACTCTGTGGGCTATCGAGCCTTGGTGCAAACAGAAGACCACGTGCTGATGTTCCTCCAGCAGCCAG GAAAAGTTGTGTGGAGTAGAGAGGAGTCACTGGCAGAAGTGGTAAGCTTGGAGATGGTGGATCTACCTCTGACAGGTGCACAGGCCGAGTTGGAGGGagaatttggaaagaaagcag ATGGCTTGCTGGGGATGTTTCTGAAGCGGCTGTCCTCCCAGCTTATCCTGCTGCAAGCCTGGACCGCCCATCTTTGGAAGATGTTCTACGATGCCAGGAAACCCCGGAGCCagattaaaaatgagattaacATTGACAATTTGGCCAGAGATGAATTCAACCTCCAGAAAATGATGGTGATGGTCACTGCTTCGGGAAAG CTTTTTGGTATTGAAAGCAGTTCTGGCACCATCCTGTGGAAGCAGTATCTCAGGAATGTGAGACTGGGCTCCTCCTTTAAGCTGATGGTCCAAAGAACAACAGCCCATTTCCCACACCCTCCGCAATGTACCTTGCTTGTTAAGGACAAG gaAACCAAAATGAGCTTTCTGTACGTCTTTAACCCCATCTTTGGGAAAAGAAGCCAAGTAGCTCCCCCTGTTTTGAAGCGTCCAATTCTTCAGACTTTGCTTCTGCCTATTATAGATCAAGACTACGCCAAAGTACTACTCTTGATCGATGATGAGTACAAG GTTACAGCTTTCCCAGCAACTAAAAATGTCCTTCGCCAGTTAGAAGAAATAGCCCATTCTATCTTTTTTTATCTAGTTGATGCTGAGCAGGGAAAACTCTCTGGATTCAGGCTGAAAAAG GACCTGACCACAGAGGCGAGCTGGGAGGTGATCATACCCTCCGAAGTACAGAGGATAGTGACTGTGAAAGGGAAGAGGTCCAATGAGCACGTGCACTCGCAGGGCCGCGTGATGGGAGACCGCAGTGTTCTCTATAAG tCCCTGAACCCCAACCTGCTTGCTGTGGTGACGGAGAGCACGGATACACATCACGAGCGCACTTTCATTGGAATATATCTGATTGACGGAGTCACAGGCAGGATCATCCACTCATCggtgcagaagaaagcaaagggacCTGTCCACATTGTTCATTCAGAGAACTGGGTGGTG TACCAGTACTGGAACACGAAGGCGCGTCGGAACGAGTTCACTGTGCTGGAGCTGTATGAGGGGACGGAGCAATACAATGCCACGGCCTTCAGCTCCCTTGACCGTCCGATTTTACCTCAGGTTCTCCAGCAATCTTATATCTTCCCGTCTGCTATCAGTGCCATGGAGGCCACCATCACCGAGAGAGGCATCACCAGCCGCCACTTGCTCA TTGGGCTTCCCTCCGGGGCCATCCTCTCCCTTCCAAAGGCTCTGCTGGATCCTCGCCGCCCAGAGATCCCTACAGAACAGAGCAG aGAAGAGAATCTGATTCCATACTCCCCTGATGTGCAGATCCATGCCGAGAGGTTTATAAACTACAATCAAACCATATCCTGTATGAGAGGGATTTATACAGCCCCCTCTGGCCTCGAGTCTACGTGTTTG GTTGTTGCATATGGCCTGGACATCTACCAGACCCGAGTGTACCCGTCGAAGCAGTTTGATGTCCTGAAGGACGACTATGACTATGTGCTGATAAGCAGCGTCCTCTTCGGCTTGGTTTTTGCTACCATGATCACAAAGAGACTCGCTCAGGTGAAGCTGCTGAACCGTGCCTGGCGGTaa